A genomic window from Fibrobacterota bacterium includes:
- a CDS encoding helix-turn-helix transcriptional regulator gives MRPSIGMEEYRDRIRSSIEWVEDDLARPFDLDVLARRSCMAPFHFHNVFRKTIGCAPVEYLRVRRLSLAAQDLLLSDSSIGSITDRCGYASPEALSRAFHKHFHVWPSQYRSARRELFLQNSELTIPQGMVERTGVVQMDPSIAPRRVFGGLFLRGKNSHCENMRLLYRFLEGVPAAGGDHWINADREIPGPEGMVYEFFVGREVEGEWAVGEGCIPLVLEPRQEVSFLLNASLDDLHGPDSSQAMDRSMAALGWERAPGEWKWERRWGPDRWTRRVYQIGIGVRAVQV, from the coding sequence ATGCGTCCAAGCATCGGCATGGAAGAATATCGCGATCGGATCCGGAGCTCGATCGAATGGGTCGAGGACGATCTGGCGCGCCCGTTCGATCTCGACGTTCTCGCGCGGCGCAGCTGCATGGCGCCCTTCCACTTCCACAACGTGTTCCGCAAGACCATCGGGTGCGCTCCGGTCGAATACCTGCGCGTACGTCGTCTTTCCCTGGCCGCGCAGGATTTGTTGCTGTCCGACTCCTCGATCGGATCGATCACCGATCGCTGCGGGTACGCCTCCCCCGAGGCGCTTTCCCGGGCGTTCCACAAACACTTCCATGTCTGGCCGAGCCAATACCGGAGCGCAAGGCGGGAGCTGTTTCTCCAGAATTCGGAATTGACGATCCCGCAGGGAATGGTGGAACGCACCGGGGTGGTCCAGATGGACCCATCCATCGCGCCACGAAGGGTGTTCGGGGGCCTATTCCTGCGAGGGAAGAACTCCCATTGCGAGAACATGCGACTGCTCTATCGGTTTCTGGAGGGAGTCCCGGCAGCCGGTGGGGACCACTGGATCAATGCCGACCGGGAAATCCCGGGTCCCGAAGGAATGGTCTACGAATTCTTCGTGGGGCGGGAAGTGGAGGGGGAATGGGCGGTGGGCGAGGGGTGTATTCCGTTGGTGCTGGAACCCCGTCAGGAAGTGTCGTTTCTTCTGAACGCCTCGCTCGACGACCTCCACGGACCGGATTCTTCGCAAGCCATGGATCGCTCGATGGCGGCTCTTGGATGGGAGCGCGCACCGGGCGAATGGAAGTGGGAGCGTCGTTGGGGTCCGGATCGATGGACCCGACGCGTCTACCAGATCGGTATCGGGGTACGAGCCGTCCAGGTGTGA
- a CDS encoding family 43 glycosylhydrolase, which produces MTHPNRLLRMLALAAALVAFRPAEAGNTIVNDSFWKDDQGTPIYSQGGGVYKFGSTWYWYGVHYAGAETYAATPGKPNTDWRFVSVTCYSSKDLVNWKFEGDVLDSNTTGMKGTVWFGRMGVAFNQNTGKYVMLAQDSGSAVGAGELFATSDSPTGKFAVDHVQPTLPGVLNNMSGDQTVFVDDDGKAYLICSSSKGRAYLYVAPLRESDYLAVEQAVQIAKTPGREGNCMFKHRGRYYIASSDLHGWNASHTYLQSATNILGPYETEFVMGNTDMDFSHVSQTGFFFRVDGSTDTTVVYAGDRWSDFAGNGLGYNQWMPLSFSGITPSMNSVSEWNLDAATGSWTVGDGNNWALNPSFEADRVTLATLAGWTDSTDRPVFPGGNIAGGRTGRWALNFYDSASAYIAKKSQTLSGLPATTYSLSAWVRSSGKQKSSTLYARTSDGKEYSVNVASPISNWTQFKVAGIPVTDGILEIGIRTDANVKNWMRVDDFVLIKEATSGVKFGSRLDRSRTTFVLLGTEPFVLPAGQTMEVYELSGKRSGVLKGDGATRTLRELGFGSGSRLIRILD; this is translated from the coding sequence ATGACACACCCGAACCGTCTTTTGCGCATGCTGGCGTTGGCCGCCGCGCTGGTCGCCTTCCGTCCCGCCGAGGCGGGAAACACGATCGTGAACGACTCCTTCTGGAAGGACGACCAAGGCACCCCGATCTACTCCCAGGGGGGTGGCGTCTACAAGTTCGGGTCAACCTGGTACTGGTACGGCGTCCACTACGCGGGCGCCGAGACCTACGCGGCCACCCCAGGCAAGCCGAACACCGACTGGCGGTTCGTGTCGGTCACCTGCTATTCCTCCAAGGATCTGGTGAACTGGAAGTTCGAAGGCGACGTGCTGGATTCGAACACCACGGGGATGAAGGGAACCGTCTGGTTCGGACGCATGGGGGTGGCCTTCAACCAGAACACCGGCAAGTACGTGATGCTCGCGCAGGACTCCGGGTCCGCCGTCGGAGCCGGGGAACTGTTCGCCACCTCCGACTCCCCGACGGGGAAATTCGCGGTCGACCACGTCCAGCCCACCTTGCCCGGCGTGCTCAACAACATGAGCGGCGACCAGACGGTATTTGTCGACGACGACGGCAAGGCTTACCTGATCTGCTCCTCCTCGAAGGGACGCGCCTACCTCTACGTCGCGCCGCTGCGCGAATCCGACTACCTCGCCGTGGAGCAGGCGGTCCAGATCGCCAAGACCCCGGGCCGCGAAGGCAACTGCATGTTCAAGCATCGGGGGCGCTACTACATCGCCTCGTCGGACCTCCACGGCTGGAACGCCTCGCACACCTACCTGCAGTCGGCCACGAACATCCTCGGCCCCTATGAAACAGAATTCGTCATGGGCAACACCGACATGGACTTCAGCCACGTGAGCCAGACCGGCTTCTTCTTCCGGGTGGATGGCAGCACGGACACGACGGTGGTGTACGCCGGCGACCGTTGGTCGGATTTCGCGGGCAACGGCCTGGGGTACAACCAATGGATGCCGCTGTCGTTTTCCGGCATCACGCCTTCCATGAATTCGGTTTCGGAGTGGAACCTGGATGCGGCCACCGGAAGCTGGACCGTGGGGGACGGCAACAACTGGGCTCTCAATCCCAGCTTCGAAGCCGATCGGGTGACTCTCGCGACGTTGGCGGGATGGACCGACTCCACCGACCGACCGGTGTTTCCGGGCGGCAACATCGCCGGAGGGCGCACGGGACGCTGGGCGCTCAACTTCTACGATTCTGCCTCCGCCTACATCGCCAAGAAGTCGCAGACGCTCTCCGGATTGCCTGCGACCACCTATTCGTTGTCGGCGTGGGTGCGCTCCAGCGGCAAACAAAAATCGTCCACGTTGTATGCCAGGACCTCCGACGGCAAGGAATACTCCGTGAATGTCGCCAGCCCGATCTCGAACTGGACCCAGTTCAAGGTCGCGGGGATCCCCGTCACCGACGGCATTTTGGAGATCGGGATCCGCACGGACGCCAACGTGAAGAATTGGATGCGCGTCGACGACTTCGTGCTGATCAAGGAAGCGACCAGCGGCGTGAAGTTTGGCTCAAGGCTGGATCGCAGCAGGACGACATTTGTGCTGTTGGGAACGGAGCCCTTCGTTTTGCCGGCAGGGCAGACGATGGAGGTCTACGAGCTTTCGGGAAAACGAAGCGGAGTCCTGAAGGGCGATGGAGCCACAAGGACCCTTCGCGAGCTCGGCTTCGGGAGCGGGAGCCGTCTGATCCGCATCCTGGACTGA
- a CDS encoding pectate lyase, with translation MNRFRAVALLLLGTCAVAEAAKLLAFPTAVGFGRYTTGGRGGEVYHVTNLNDAGAGSLRDAVSKPGRVVVFDVSGIINLQSTLIFSGNSTIAGHTAPGDGIMLYGDRVSFSGASNLIIRHLRVRMGIGGTSGKDAAGVANGSDMVFDHMSVNWGRDETFSISWDSKGTEPGNITIQNSIIGQGLETHSCGGLVQTDGGVTLFGNLYIDNKTRNPKVKGLNQFVNNVVYNWGGGGGYIMGGSAGDSWAVIENNYFIKGPSTGGTAAFVRSTETFQVYQKNNLLDYDLNGALNGTPAAVSIFDGATLASSYSGFTNAPQAHPVIEKQTSAEEAYQIIVKSVGASKPARDEVDKYIVAELTSLGKKGALIADEAALGLSGKVGGLAKGTAPTDSDKDGMPDAWETSHGLKANDATDRNGTNLSLDGYTNLEMYLNELAGDPVVYKTAGATRRGLEGAAEARVTWMDPSGKVIAVEGQWLDRTAPSPAKPTGLRGVAIASVRFEGQAPRILRTMVAVP, from the coding sequence ATGAACCGTTTCCGTGCCGTCGCTTTGCTTCTCCTTGGAACCTGCGCGGTTGCAGAGGCCGCGAAATTGCTGGCTTTTCCCACCGCCGTGGGGTTCGGGCGCTACACCACCGGTGGGCGCGGTGGGGAGGTCTACCACGTGACCAACCTCAATGATGCGGGGGCCGGATCGTTGAGGGATGCGGTGAGCAAACCGGGTCGCGTCGTCGTGTTCGACGTGTCGGGGATCATCAACCTCCAGTCCACCCTGATCTTCAGCGGCAACTCCACCATCGCAGGCCATACCGCTCCGGGTGACGGCATCATGCTCTACGGCGACCGTGTTTCGTTTTCGGGCGCTAGCAACCTCATCATCCGGCATTTGCGGGTCCGGATGGGCATCGGCGGGACATCGGGCAAGGATGCGGCCGGTGTGGCCAACGGCTCCGACATGGTCTTCGACCACATGTCGGTGAACTGGGGGCGCGACGAGACGTTCTCCATCAGCTGGGACAGCAAGGGAACCGAGCCCGGCAACATCACCATCCAGAATTCGATCATCGGGCAAGGTCTCGAGACGCACTCCTGCGGTGGACTTGTGCAGACGGACGGCGGAGTGACGCTTTTTGGCAACCTCTACATCGACAACAAGACCCGCAACCCGAAGGTGAAGGGGCTCAACCAGTTCGTGAACAACGTGGTGTACAACTGGGGCGGTGGCGGCGGATACATCATGGGTGGATCGGCGGGCGATTCCTGGGCCGTGATCGAAAACAACTACTTCATCAAGGGGCCCTCCACGGGCGGCACCGCCGCGTTCGTGAGGTCCACCGAGACCTTCCAGGTCTACCAGAAGAACAACCTGCTCGACTACGACCTCAACGGCGCTCTCAACGGCACCCCGGCCGCGGTCTCCATCTTCGATGGTGCCACCCTCGCCTCATCCTATTCGGGCTTCACAAACGCTCCTCAGGCGCATCCGGTGATCGAGAAGCAGACCTCGGCGGAAGAGGCCTACCAGATCATCGTCAAGAGTGTTGGCGCATCCAAGCCCGCACGCGACGAGGTGGACAAGTACATCGTGGCCGAACTGACGTCGCTGGGAAAGAAGGGAGCCCTCATCGCCGACGAGGCCGCTTTGGGATTGTCGGGAAAAGTGGGAGGCCTCGCCAAGGGAACCGCGCCGACGGATTCCGACAAGGATGGCATGCCCGATGCATGGGAGACCTCGCACGGACTGAAGGCCAACGACGCCACCGACCGCAACGGCACGAACCTTTCGCTCGATGGCTACACCAACCTGGAGATGTACCTCAACGAACTGGCTGGGGATCCGGTGGTGTACAAGACCGCAGGCGCAACTCGTCGCGGCCTGGAGGGTGCGGCCGAGGCCCGGGTCACCTGGATGGATCCGAGCGGCAAGGTGATCGCCGTGGAAGGACAGTGGCTGGATCGGACAGCCCCGTCACCCGCGAAGCCGACGGGGTTGCGCGGCGTGGCCATCGCCTCGGTGCGCTTCGAAGGACAGGCGCCGCGGATCCTCCGCACGATGGTGGCCGTTCCGTAG
- the pelA gene encoding pectate lyase — protein MNAWSRMIAGFLLTALAGAATAYTPPASVVSALDKLRSYSDLTSAAGSMDIDVYANNMITWQMPHGGYYKAMAAKYVKPWDGKEALSSSTSSSGAYMGTFDNNATIQEMRLLAVRYKATASAANKTAFKNSFQKAVKFIIASELPNGGWPQMYPKRGNYSDMATYNDNAMVRAMVLIKDIIDKKAPFDSDIASTDNLASLKASLDKAVQFALKAQIINGGKPTVWCAQHDPSSYKPVAARAYELASKSGSESVGIAYFLMNWPDQTPAIQSAVKGAIAWFKKTKVTNLSYSSGTFTPTTNGALWYRFYEVDSDAYFFCDREGVSTKTQDITKISEERRTGYQWAGNYGSTLLGMEEAYLSALGLSAAERSPAQTGFSVRRTADGLSIKVLIDGMYTLRYLDLRGRVLLRQEVASNGGAITQRMPREVGHGVTMLSVSHIGGSVVGFFPIEVHE, from the coding sequence ATGAACGCATGGTCTCGCATGATCGCCGGATTTCTTCTGACCGCATTGGCAGGAGCCGCCACGGCCTACACTCCTCCTGCATCGGTTGTTTCCGCGCTGGACAAACTGCGCAGCTACAGCGACCTCACCTCTGCCGCGGGCTCCATGGACATCGATGTCTATGCCAACAACATGATCACCTGGCAGATGCCCCATGGCGGCTACTACAAAGCGATGGCGGCCAAGTACGTGAAGCCGTGGGACGGGAAAGAAGCGCTTTCTTCTTCCACCAGCTCGTCGGGCGCGTACATGGGAACCTTCGACAACAACGCCACCATCCAGGAAATGCGACTGCTGGCGGTTCGTTACAAGGCCACCGCGAGCGCGGCCAACAAGACGGCCTTCAAGAACTCGTTCCAGAAGGCCGTCAAGTTCATCATCGCCTCCGAATTGCCCAACGGGGGATGGCCGCAGATGTATCCCAAACGCGGCAACTACTCGGACATGGCCACCTACAACGACAACGCGATGGTCCGCGCCATGGTGCTGATCAAGGACATCATCGACAAGAAGGCGCCGTTCGATTCCGACATCGCCTCGACCGACAACCTGGCCTCCCTCAAGGCTTCGTTGGACAAGGCGGTCCAGTTCGCGCTGAAAGCCCAGATCATCAACGGCGGAAAACCCACCGTGTGGTGCGCCCAGCACGACCCCTCCAGCTACAAGCCCGTGGCGGCGCGCGCCTACGAGCTTGCCTCGAAGTCCGGGTCGGAATCTGTCGGCATCGCGTACTTCCTGATGAACTGGCCCGACCAGACCCCTGCGATCCAAAGCGCGGTCAAGGGAGCGATCGCTTGGTTCAAGAAGACCAAGGTCACGAACTTGAGCTACTCCTCCGGCACCTTCACCCCCACCACCAACGGTGCGCTGTGGTACCGCTTCTACGAAGTCGATTCCGATGCCTACTTCTTCTGCGACCGTGAAGGGGTGTCGACGAAAACCCAGGACATCACGAAGATTTCCGAAGAACGGCGCACCGGCTACCAATGGGCCGGAAACTACGGCTCGACATTGCTGGGCATGGAAGAGGCCTATCTGTCGGCCCTTGGACTGAGTGCCGCAGAACGCTCCCCAGCGCAGACCGGGTTTTCCGTGCGACGCACCGCGGATGGCTTGTCCATCAAGGTGCTTATCGATGGCATGTACACGTTGCGCTACCTCGACCTGCGCGGCCGGGTCCTGCTTCGTCAGGAAGTGGCATCGAACGGGGGTGCGATCACGCAGCGGATGCCCCGCGAAGTCGGCCATGGCGTCACAATGCTCAGCGTTTCGCACATTGGTGGAAGTGTCGTCGGTTTCTTCCCGATCGAGGTGCATGAATGA
- a CDS encoding pectin esterase, whose product MNFARIAMLLGMCTLVQAQDGPIGFASLEGEGDKRVVGGTTGGKGGKIVTVTNAADLEKNVTATEPMIVLVSGTIKVTPSGKEFKVASDKTILGLGANATISGGGFFLGAGVHNVIIRNLTIGDTKDLVTDPTGKELDYDGVQMDQAHHVWIDHCQFRDINDGMIDSRKDTDYLTVSWNKFFDHNKVFGIGWTENMISKITIHHNWFKNVVQRNPSCDNATCHLFNNYLDGVESYGNYSRGVSDMLIENSVFRNAKDPWYHDATAKLTARGNTTEGTITGQKTATGTATEMKKFYAYTLDPVAEVKAILAESSGPQASIGKAPTAGVSGRTSQGRIGLNSQIAVDPVGRVHRLGAGSTAPSKGIHWVREANGETTTHVDIH is encoded by the coding sequence ATGAACTTCGCACGGATCGCCATGCTTCTCGGAATGTGCACCCTGGTCCAGGCCCAGGACGGCCCCATCGGCTTCGCTTCCTTGGAAGGCGAAGGCGACAAACGCGTGGTGGGAGGAACGACCGGCGGGAAAGGCGGGAAGATCGTCACGGTGACGAATGCCGCCGATCTGGAGAAGAACGTCACGGCAACCGAACCGATGATCGTCCTGGTGTCGGGAACGATCAAGGTCACGCCCAGTGGGAAGGAATTCAAGGTCGCTTCGGACAAGACCATCCTGGGGCTTGGAGCCAACGCGACAATTTCTGGTGGAGGATTCTTCCTTGGTGCGGGCGTGCACAACGTGATCATCCGCAACCTCACCATCGGTGACACCAAGGATCTGGTGACCGACCCGACGGGCAAGGAGCTGGACTACGACGGCGTCCAGATGGACCAGGCCCACCACGTTTGGATCGACCACTGCCAGTTCCGCGACATCAACGACGGCATGATCGACAGCCGCAAGGACACCGATTATCTCACGGTGTCCTGGAACAAGTTCTTCGACCACAACAAGGTGTTCGGGATCGGCTGGACCGAGAACATGATCTCGAAGATCACCATACACCACAACTGGTTCAAGAACGTGGTGCAGCGCAATCCCAGCTGCGACAACGCCACCTGCCATCTGTTCAACAACTACCTCGACGGTGTGGAAAGCTACGGGAACTACTCGCGGGGCGTGTCCGACATGCTGATCGAAAACAGCGTGTTCCGCAACGCCAAGGATCCGTGGTACCACGATGCCACCGCGAAGCTCACGGCTCGTGGCAACACCACGGAAGGCACGATCACAGGACAGAAAACGGCCACCGGGACCGCGACCGAGATGAAGAAATTCTACGCGTACACCTTGGATCCGGTCGCAGAGGTGAAGGCGATTCTCGCGGAGTCTTCCGGGCCTCAAGCGTCCATCGGAAAGGCGCCGACGGCAGGGGTTTCCGGACGTACCAGCCAAGGTCGGATCGGCTTGAACAGCCAGATCGCGGTGGATCCGGTCGGGCGCGTCCACAGGCTGGGTGCAGGTTCGACCGCTCCCTCCAAGGGCATCCATTGGGTGCGCGAGGCCAACGGGGAGACGACGACGCATGTCGACATCCACTGA
- a CDS encoding TIGR02147 family protein, with the protein MKPVSETPGAPSLPLVWEYTDYRAWLTDTFKARKAIHSWYSYGVLAQRAGFQARDFLLRVMRGDRRLSMEGAERLANALDLPRREKAYFLALVEYNQAKTDADREVAWGKVQHALAKSQNASAPRLLTDLHREILSEWHHLAIRSLIEMTPDPGDWEALGKRLHPPRTQAVVRKSVKLLEKGGLLDKRPDGLWHATEKAIATPPEVANPAVRQFHRECLELASASLGTIPSDSRNVTGLTIGISPRTYRLVCDRLTELREEIARLSDSDEEADRVYQLTLALFPLSTPDTKEQP; encoded by the coding sequence ATGAAACCGGTTTCGGAAACTCCGGGCGCTCCATCGCTTCCCCTCGTTTGGGAGTACACGGATTACCGCGCCTGGCTGACCGACACGTTCAAGGCCCGCAAAGCCATCCATTCCTGGTATTCCTACGGCGTCTTGGCGCAACGCGCCGGGTTCCAGGCGCGCGATTTCCTGTTGCGGGTGATGCGCGGCGACCGGCGTCTGAGCATGGAAGGAGCCGAACGGCTCGCCAACGCGCTGGATCTCCCGCGTCGGGAAAAAGCCTATTTCCTGGCCCTGGTGGAATACAACCAGGCCAAAACGGACGCCGATCGCGAAGTCGCCTGGGGCAAGGTCCAGCACGCCCTGGCGAAATCCCAAAACGCGAGCGCTCCCCGCCTTTTGACCGATCTCCATCGCGAGATCCTGTCGGAGTGGCATCATCTGGCCATCCGATCCCTGATCGAGATGACTCCCGATCCGGGCGACTGGGAAGCGCTGGGCAAGCGACTCCACCCTCCGCGCACCCAAGCCGTGGTCCGAAAATCCGTGAAGCTTCTGGAAAAAGGAGGACTGCTCGACAAGCGCCCCGACGGCCTGTGGCACGCCACCGAGAAGGCCATCGCGACCCCACCCGAAGTGGCCAATCCCGCTGTGCGGCAATTCCACCGCGAATGCCTGGAGCTGGCCTCCGCTTCGCTGGGAACCATTCCCTCCGACAGCCGAAACGTCACCGGCCTGACCATCGGGATCTCTCCACGCACCTACCGGTTGGTCTGCGACCGGCTGACCGAGTTGCGCGAAGAGATCGCCAGACTTTCCGACTCCGACGAAGAAGCCGACCGCGTGTACCAACTCACCCTCGCATTGTTTCCGCTTTCCACCCCGGACACCAAGGAACAACCATGA
- a CDS encoding LamG domain-containing protein produces MTKMTMMVSVLGAGAMLLSGCGSDERVAGNSANTGNAQATGRILDAKGFAAPGVFVECRPDSLAPWDRQLSGWNTMTDSVGRYLCTELPYGRVGISAIDPGSGLSRWRLETLTPDATQGPEAVDTLARPGAIRVALPPASYGTLYLTGLNLRVAVMGTQEIDIPNVPAGWTGSVKFATSATTSILVASGLRVDPATTDSAGYTRRFARIRVALEGGATSPVVQFPLLVRLDSSWQGFASSLPDGSDLRLTTTSGKPLPLTIASWDRAGRTAALWTLLDSLAAPAASVDLVLSWGIPVGASPAEVFSASQNWLAAWPLGDSTTSAIDRLNTLPGVHNRTSVVPGPIAKASRFDGKSSHVSIPSSETGALVRPEGGPFTYSCWVLAATASKSGYVMGRGKYGSGLEFEQTNDSGFWKTIEYKSSPSGKEFKRGPAILGKWTHLAMTVSGSNEFLFIDGILQSKDSTFDRDNSGRKDAMFMIGASIDTAGLTSTFAHFGGDISEVWVQSVARSADWIRLAAANQKPGAKGATLLE; encoded by the coding sequence ATGACCAAGATGACGATGATGGTCTCGGTTCTGGGGGCTGGTGCGATGCTGTTGTCCGGATGCGGCAGCGACGAGCGCGTCGCCGGGAACAGCGCGAACACGGGCAACGCCCAAGCGACAGGCCGCATCCTCGATGCGAAGGGATTCGCAGCCCCGGGCGTTTTCGTGGAGTGCCGGCCCGATTCGCTCGCCCCATGGGACCGCCAGCTTTCGGGATGGAACACCATGACGGATTCCGTCGGTCGTTACCTGTGCACGGAGCTCCCGTACGGACGGGTGGGTATATCTGCGATCGATCCCGGATCGGGACTTTCGCGATGGCGCCTGGAAACATTGACGCCCGACGCCACCCAAGGCCCCGAAGCCGTCGACACCTTGGCCAGACCGGGTGCGATCCGCGTGGCCTTGCCTCCCGCGAGCTACGGAACGCTCTACCTGACCGGCCTGAACCTCCGGGTCGCCGTGATGGGCACCCAGGAAATCGACATTCCCAACGTCCCCGCAGGATGGACGGGATCCGTCAAATTCGCCACCTCCGCCACAACTTCTATTCTGGTCGCGTCGGGATTGCGCGTGGATCCCGCAACGACCGACTCCGCCGGCTACACCCGCCGATTCGCTCGTATCCGGGTAGCGCTGGAAGGAGGCGCGACCTCTCCGGTTGTGCAATTCCCGTTGCTGGTGCGCCTGGACAGTTCCTGGCAAGGATTCGCAAGCTCCCTGCCCGACGGCTCCGATCTCCGCTTGACCACCACCTCCGGCAAGCCGCTTCCGCTGACCATCGCGTCGTGGGATCGCGCCGGTCGAACCGCGGCTCTTTGGACGCTTCTGGACTCCCTGGCCGCTCCCGCCGCATCCGTGGATCTGGTCCTCAGCTGGGGCATCCCCGTCGGGGCAAGTCCTGCGGAAGTCTTTTCCGCCTCCCAAAATTGGCTGGCGGCTTGGCCGTTGGGAGACTCCACAACCTCGGCGATCGACCGGCTGAACACTTTGCCCGGTGTCCACAACAGGACATCGGTGGTGCCGGGACCCATCGCGAAAGCCAGCCGCTTCGACGGCAAATCGAGCCATGTCTCGATCCCTAGCTCGGAAACCGGCGCGTTGGTGCGCCCCGAAGGCGGTCCGTTCACCTATTCCTGCTGGGTGCTGGCCGCCACCGCAAGCAAGAGCGGATACGTGATGGGACGGGGAAAGTACGGCTCGGGCCTGGAATTCGAGCAAACCAACGACTCGGGATTTTGGAAAACCATCGAGTACAAGTCGTCTCCCAGCGGCAAGGAGTTCAAGCGGGGTCCCGCCATACTCGGAAAATGGACCCACCTGGCCATGACGGTTTCCGGTTCGAACGAGTTTTTGTTCATCGATGGGATCCTTCAGTCCAAGGACTCCACGTTCGACCGGGACAATTCGGGACGGAAGGACGCGATGTTCATGATCGGCGCTTCGATCGACACCGCCGGTCTCACCAGCACCTTCGCCCATTTCGGGGGCGACATTTCCGAAGTCTGGGTGCAATCTGTGGCGCGATCCGCCGATTGGATCCGGCTTGCCGCGGCCAACCAGAAACCCGGGGCGAAAGGGGCGACCCTCCTGGAGTGA